In one Streptomyces sp. NBC_01288 genomic region, the following are encoded:
- a CDS encoding cell division protein FtsK, whose protein sequence is MTDLHVPANDEDTGTPVPVVLDKPGTPSTPAPEAVPAEVRPRRRIRAASLRRVVVEIRQNPAYRAAVRHGSYTWGGGRILTRRAWEARTAAMHHRMMRIAEAAGNEEMVQKWEQRAYAYRFARHKRRMDLLQLAISLPKAVFTTVVAGTGVLLLIGILIAWHQHDVADVLGPLDAVIQLVAWLGFLASVIWDPLLYSLPLLAMAGAWAVGRNQRTAPTWALPADGDERDVVPDENAIMRALGKLGIPPLNASIKEGWKPRWVQPSTRSGNGWHAQLQLPEGVPVEMIADKKQILAHNLMRKPIEVWPTEPRDQAGVLDLWVADPGVLTKPVPSWPLLTEGTTDFFRGVPVALNARGEQVIGRLMAANYLIAGIMGSGKSSLVVALLLGAMLDPLVEIDVHVLAYNNDYDAMRPRLRTLVKGDDDEHVVAAMDTLRALAGEVSRRGQELERLGTDTKVTREMAERDPSMRPRIVVFDEVHELFTHREYGKEAKELALKVTKKARKTAIMLMWITPDADAASLPRGISKTVSHRVAFAINDHQGNDAILGTGMHKNGYSATTLVAGEDVGTAMAAGFGKTPGLIRSYFVRKEAGVDEVTPVVERAMKAYKSDEGVWEVPTFDVADPLTDIAAVLGHATKMLTLDVLHGLKDRNPVEYGSWSPRDLKAVLDDAGHGEYKTNGGKMHVGLDRILDAIAARDDDTLDDEDDEGGIED, encoded by the coding sequence ATGACGGATCTTCACGTACCCGCCAACGACGAGGACACGGGTACACCCGTACCTGTCGTACTCGACAAGCCAGGTACCCCGAGTACACCCGCACCCGAGGCCGTACCCGCCGAGGTACGTCCCCGCCGCCGGATCCGCGCCGCGTCGCTGCGCCGCGTCGTCGTCGAGATCCGCCAGAACCCCGCGTACCGCGCCGCCGTCCGCCACGGCTCATACACGTGGGGAGGCGGCCGCATCCTCACCAGGCGGGCGTGGGAGGCCCGTACGGCGGCCATGCACCACCGGATGATGCGCATCGCCGAGGCCGCGGGCAACGAAGAGATGGTCCAGAAGTGGGAGCAGCGGGCGTACGCCTACCGGTTCGCCCGGCACAAGCGGCGTATGGACCTGTTGCAGCTGGCGATCAGCCTGCCGAAGGCCGTGTTCACCACGGTCGTTGCCGGTACCGGTGTCCTGCTACTGATCGGCATCCTGATCGCCTGGCACCAGCACGACGTGGCTGATGTCCTCGGACCGCTCGACGCCGTGATTCAACTGGTGGCGTGGCTGGGGTTCCTGGCCTCCGTGATCTGGGACCCGCTCCTCTACTCGTTGCCCCTGCTCGCCATGGCCGGAGCGTGGGCGGTCGGACGGAACCAGCGGACCGCACCCACCTGGGCACTGCCCGCAGACGGCGACGAGCGGGACGTCGTACCTGATGAGAACGCCATCATGCGGGCGCTCGGCAAGCTCGGCATTCCGCCGCTCAACGCCTCCATCAAGGAGGGCTGGAAGCCGCGCTGGGTGCAGCCGTCGACCCGTTCGGGGAACGGCTGGCATGCGCAACTACAGCTGCCCGAAGGCGTACCCGTCGAGATGATCGCCGACAAGAAGCAGATCCTCGCGCACAACCTGATGCGCAAGCCCATCGAGGTGTGGCCGACCGAGCCGCGCGACCAGGCCGGCGTGCTCGACCTGTGGGTCGCCGACCCCGGCGTCCTCACCAAGCCGGTACCGTCCTGGCCGCTCCTGACGGAAGGAACGACCGACTTCTTCAGGGGCGTACCTGTTGCACTCAACGCCCGCGGCGAGCAGGTCATCGGGCGGCTGATGGCTGCGAACTACCTGATCGCCGGGATCATGGGTTCGGGTAAGTCGTCGCTGGTCGTTGCCCTGCTGCTCGGCGCGATGCTCGACCCGCTGGTCGAGATCGACGTGCACGTCCTGGCGTACAACAACGACTACGACGCGATGCGGCCCCGCCTGCGGACCCTGGTTAAGGGCGACGACGACGAGCACGTGGTTGCGGCCATGGACACGCTGCGCGCCCTGGCCGGCGAGGTGTCCCGACGGGGGCAGGAACTGGAGCGCCTCGGCACGGACACCAAAGTCACTCGCGAGATGGCGGAACGCGACCCGTCCATGCGGCCCCGGATCGTCGTGTTCGACGAGGTCCACGAGCTGTTCACGCACCGGGAGTACGGCAAGGAGGCCAAGGAACTGGCGCTGAAGGTCACCAAGAAGGCCAGGAAGACGGCCATCATGCTGATGTGGATCACCCCGGACGCGGATGCGGCGAGCCTGCCGCGCGGGATCTCCAAGACCGTGTCCCACCGTGTCGCGTTCGCGATCAATGATCACCAGGGCAACGACGCGATCCTCGGCACCGGCATGCACAAGAACGGGTACTCGGCGACGACCCTCGTTGCAGGTGAGGACGTCGGCACGGCCATGGCCGCGGGCTTCGGGAAGACTCCCGGGCTGATCCGCTCCTACTTCGTGCGCAAGGAGGCAGGCGTCGACGAGGTCACCCCGGTCGTCGAGCGCGCCATGAAGGCGTACAAGAGCGACGAGGGCGTATGGGAGGTGCCCACGTTCGACGTGGCCGACCCGCTCACCGACATCGCGGCCGTCCTCGGACACGCGACGAAGATGCTCACCCTGGACGTGCTGCACGGGCTGAAGGATCGCAACCCCGTCGAGTACGGCTCCTGGTCACCCCGAGATCTGAAGGCTGTCCTGGACGACGCCGGGCACGGCGAGTACAAGACCAACGGCGGCAAGATGCACGTCGGCCTCGACCGCATTCTCGACGCCATCGCGGCCCGGGACGACGACACCTTGGACGACGAAGACGACGAGGGAGGCATCGAGGACTGA
- a CDS encoding DUF6257 family protein — protein sequence MDDDLKLSDFTGGEKVHLALLHTRMAKRGLAGPTVYIDDLKKKVERVEKRALNRKNKQ from the coding sequence ATGGACGACGACCTCAAGCTCTCCGACTTCACCGGCGGCGAGAAGGTCCACCTCGCCCTGCTGCACACCCGTATGGCGAAGCGCGGACTCGCCGGGCCGACCGTCTACATCGACGACCTGAAGAAGAAGGTCGAGCGCGTCGAGAAGCGCGCCCTCAACCGCAAGAACAAGCAGTAG
- a CDS encoding DUF6907 domain-containing protein — MSIEPRTAVVNVFVTKPLEISEPDWCAGHPDDRAGYKVDISHDGPEHVIAPSGDVLFKASLTQAPFSNADRTIGLYIEADVEPHTCTPDEVDQFADDLIAAADQLRRLGRQLAEILAGEDR; from the coding sequence ATGAGCATCGAGCCCCGTACCGCGGTCGTGAACGTCTTCGTCACCAAGCCGCTGGAGATCAGCGAACCCGACTGGTGTGCCGGCCACCCCGACGACCGGGCCGGCTACAAGGTCGACATCAGTCACGACGGGCCCGAGCACGTCATCGCACCCAGCGGCGACGTGCTGTTCAAGGCCTCGCTCACCCAAGCCCCGTTCTCCAACGCCGACCGGACCATCGGCCTGTACATCGAGGCCGACGTCGAGCCGCACACGTGCACGCCCGACGAGGTGGACCAGTTCGCCGACGACCTCATCGCCGCCGCCGACCAGCTACGCAGGCTCGGCCGTCAGCTCGCCGAGATCCTCGCGGGAGAAGACCGGTGA
- a CDS encoding DUF6907 domain-containing protein has translation MTNLNTAPAPQVTPGHRLVPATITFFDDAARTVWIECPTWCVTDHVVDVQLAVEDIIHTSKIEDFGIGTLEKPGHVFELNAQIQSGPADPNPQLRQATVAVDDGCGEYAFLTPDMADDLADRLVSFAARIRQLSRTARAHQQQAQVTV, from the coding sequence ATGACGAACCTCAACACCGCCCCGGCCCCGCAGGTCACCCCCGGCCACCGGCTCGTACCCGCCACGATCACGTTCTTCGACGATGCCGCCCGGACCGTGTGGATCGAGTGCCCCACCTGGTGCGTCACGGATCACGTCGTTGACGTGCAGCTGGCCGTCGAGGACATCATCCACACGTCGAAGATCGAGGACTTCGGCATCGGCACCCTGGAGAAGCCGGGCCACGTCTTCGAGCTGAACGCGCAGATCCAGTCCGGCCCGGCCGACCCGAACCCGCAGCTTCGGCAGGCGACGGTCGCGGTCGACGACGGGTGCGGTGAGTACGCGTTCCTCACCCCGGACATGGCCGACGACCTGGCCGACCGGCTGGTCTCGTTCGCCGCCCGGATCCGGCAGTTGTCCCGTACCGCCCGCGCACACCAGCAGCAGGCGCAGGTGACGGTATGA